The genomic interval AATGTGGCGGCAAAATGGGGCTTGTTCGACGGTCAGGTTGTCGTCATGATTCACTCTGGCTCCAGATCATGGGGCGGAATGGTTGGACGCGAACACAATAAGGTTATTAAGGAAGCGATGAATCAGTGGGGAGTTAGCAATCCAGACCCTAATCTGATCTATGCCCCGATTGCGAGTCAGGAAGGGCAGACCTACTTGAACCTGATGTATTCTGCACTCAACTTCGCCGTAAGCAACCGTCATATGATTGCATTCGGTGTCCGTGAAGCTTTTCAGGAAGTTTTCGGAGCAAGTACAGAAATGCCGGTTCTCTATGATCTGATGCATAACTACGCGCTCAAGGAGTTTCACCGCAACCAGCCGATGCTCGTCCATCGCAAAGGGGCAACGCGTGCGCTTCCGGCGGGGCATTTTCTAAATACGCCGGTGTACAAGGAGACAGGACATCCCGCGCTCATCCCAGGCTCTATGGGAACTTCCTCTTATATTATGGTAGGCAAGGAAGAGGGACTCAAAAACTTCTATTCTATTTGCCATGGAGCGGGGCGAGCGAGATCGCGAAAAGCAACAAAAGAAATGGTAACGGTTGATCAGTTTGAACAATCGCTGAAGGTTGGGACGGATGATGAAATACTCGTTAACCATGCTTCCTTGCAGGCCATTCTCGATGAATGCCCACAGGCATATAAAGACGTAGATCAGATCATCGACAGCGTTGTTGGCGCTTCTTTAGCTGCCGTGATAGCCAAATGCAAGCCGATGGCTGCTATAAAAGGCACCTAGCTTTTATTAAATCGCTATTAAAGATAACTTCAATAATAGATGAGGTTCATGTACGAATGGCGTACCTTGGCTGGGATTTCTAAAAATCCCGCAGTGCACGCGCATACTATGCGCTTGTATACTGTATCGCTCATATCGTCTTAATCTCCCACAGGATAGAGTGGACTTAATCCCTCTATTGTCAATCGCCTAATCCGCGAAACAGCTCTTCGGAGCACTCTGACTCCCTCCAAAGGAGAACTAATGTTGTAGATGTGATCTTAAGCAGGAGCACTCAGACGATGCCTCGGCACAATCACTGCAGCAAAACCTATGCAATCGGTGGATACCGATTGGAGCCAGCTGCCTCTTATAGCAGAGTAAGACATAGAACGAGCACAGATGGAAGGTACATCCGTACTCGACTATCGACAACGAAGCTGTAAAGCAGCTCTGCTCCCTTCTCAAGCCGGATTCCGGTCTAGCCGCAGGAGCGCTCCTGTTCCAAAGATCAACCAAACCGTGTAAAGAGGTGTTAAATCATGTTTAAAAAAGTGATTATCAAGAACGATGAACGAGGTCTGCTTTTCAAAAAAGGCAGTTACATAAAGCTTTTGCAGCCGGGCGTATATCGCCATACATCATTTTCTGATGATACCGTTATTTTGCAAAATATTGCGAAGCGTTTCGCTGTTCCAAATATGGAGTTGAAGCTATTTCTCCACGATGAGCAGCTTGCCGAGCAGCTGACGATAGCTGATGTGCAGGATTATGAGTATGTACTGCATTTTGAGGATGGCAAATTTGCCACATTGCTGACACCAGGGCTTTATGGATTCTGGAATGTAATGAAAAAACATTCATTTATTCGTATAGACATTCGGAATCCAGAACTGACATCAGAGATCGATAGATCACTGCTGTCGAGGCTGCAAAGCTTTATGCAAGTGTTCGAGGTGGCAAGCTATGAAACGGGGTTGTTATTTTTTAATAACGTTTTGCAGCGCGAGCTTCGTCCGGGAAAATATTATTTCTGGAAAGGACCAACGAGCGTGCAGGTGAAGACGGTTGATCTGCGCCAGCTTCAGCTGGACATGACTGGACAAGAGATCATGACAGAGGACAAGGTGACGCTGCGGCTGAACTTTGTGTGCCAATACAAGGTTGTTGACCCGCTAAAAGCATTTCAGATTAAGTCGTTCGAGGAGCAGGTGTACATTTTGCTGCAGCTTATTTTGCGCGAATATGTCGGTACTCTTAAGCTGGATGATCTGCTGCGCATGAAGCAAGAAATCGCGAATTTTGTACTTACACGTCTGAACGAGCAGAAGGAGCATTACGGCGTACAGTTCGTTTCGGCGGGCCTCAAAGATATTATTTTGCCGGGTGATATTAAGGACATCCTTAATACGGTGCTGCTTGCTGAGAAGAAGGCGCAAGCCAATCTCATTACACGAAGAGAAGAGACAGCGTCTACTAGAAGCCTGCTAAATACCGCTAAGCTAATGGATGAGAACGGCACGCTCTATCGTCTGAAAGAGCTTGAGTTTCTTGAGAAAATTTGCGAGAAAATCGGGACTATCTCGCTCACTGGCGGCGGTAATTTACTGGAGCAGCTTAATTCGCTGTTAAGTGTAAAAGGTATGGATAAATCATGATAGATTTTGAATAAGCCTCGTAGATCGCTTGATGATCTGTGAGGCTTTTATTTAGGTTTGAATCCGTAATTTATAGGTTGAGTTTACATTTTGTGATGAAATTAGTAACAGATTTGTTTGATTCCATCTTCGATTTTTGTTATCTTTGAACCTGCATGTCTTTTGAGTGTACCACTCATAATTCATAGAAGAGCATGAAATACATCTACGAGTTAGGAGATTATTATGACAACAAAGCAAGATAAAGCACTGGAAAAATTATGGCCGCCGCTTACCTATCCACTGTCTTATGCGGATGCGCTAAGCACATTATCGAAGCAGCAATTAACTAGAATACGTACGAATTTGGATATTAGCAACCTAAGCTCGCTCAATAAGCAGGGGCTTGTGGAGAAGCTTTCAGAGCTGATACCAGACAATCTACAAATGGCAACTCGTTGCTTTGATCATAATAGATTGAAGCTTGTTCAGAAAATAGTGAAAAACGAAGGTATTTGGGACAAGCCGTTTCTTGAATTGCAGCAGTATACTTATTTCCTAGAGCGTGGTATTTTATTTCCGGGAACGGTAGATGGCAAGCGTGTTGTGATGATGCCAGCCGAACTGGTGGAATTCATTAAAGCAGGGGACCTCTTAAAGGAAACGCCCATTCTTAATCGAAACACGGAATGGATACGGTTAACGCAGGGCCTACTCTATTATTATGGAACATTGACGATAGATCAGTTGAAATCATTTGTAATCTCAGAGGATGATCATCCTCTTGCTCAATATGATATTATGAACGTTTTGTTTGCTGCCCAAGATTACTATGAGCAATTTTTCATTGAAGAGAGTGGCTACATATCAGACTATCGGGTAGCAGATCCTGAGGCAATTGTGAAAGAAAGAGACCTTAGACATGATCTGGATTTTTGTCCATTTACGAAGCAGCAGCTTTTGAAAGCTGGAGAAGCAGAATATGTGGAGAGAAACAGCCACTATATGAATCTAGTCCGTTTTGTACTAGAGCGTTATGAGATTGACCGTGAAGAAGCTGATTTGATGGCTGAGGAATGTACAGATGCTGCGAGAAACGGAGATTCTTTAGCTTCTGTTATTGAGCTGGCACAGAACTTTATTGAAATTCCTAATTCGGAAACAATGAGGAATATTACCGATTTGCTCGTTCCATTAATGAACAGCACGAAGCAATGGGCCATCAAAGGTTATTCCCCAGAAGAGCTAGCGGAGAAACGTGCAAACGTGAGCATGGTGCTGAATAATGTACCTAAGCCAGCTGCTCAAGCGGAAGTAATCGATATGCAATCAAAGAAAAAAGTCGGACGTAATGAACCTTGTTCTTGCGGAAGCGGGAAAAAGTTCAAAAAGTGCTGCGGTTAATAGTAGAATCAGATAAGGCATAATCGAACTTGGAGGCGTACAGGATGAGACAAAGCCAGCAAGGTCTTTATTTAAGAAGCGTTAAGCTCCTTCGGGAGACAGTACCCTCCTTCGATTCTTATCCGTTTGATTTAAGTGCTATCCGGAGTTTAGATGAGCTGGAGTTCCATCCGAAAGTAACATACATCGTTGGGGAAAATGGAATGGGCAAGTCTACGCTGATGGAAGCGATCGCGATTGGACTCGGATTCAATCCAGAAGGCGGTACGATTAACTTTAATTTTTCTACAGAAGCTACGCATTCAGAACTTCATCAGCATTTGAGGCTTGTACGCAGCGTAAACAAACCAAGGGATGGGTTCTTTTTTCGAGCGGAGAGCTATTATAATTTGGCGACTAATATTGACCAAATGGACCGTGAGCTTGGCAGTGGACCACGCATTATTGATTCATATGGCGGAAAGTCGCTCCATCAGCAATCGCATGGTGAATCCTTTTTTGCAACGTTCCTCCACCGCTTTAACGGTAATGGTCTGTATATGATGGATGAGCCTGAGGCTGCACTTTCTCCTTTCCGCCAAATGGCGATGCTTGCACGAATTAATCAGCTCGTAGGGAAGCACTCACAATTTATTATCGCAACACATTCTCCGATTCTAATGGCTTATCCGGATGCAGTGATTTATAATTTGACTGCTGAAGGGATTGAGCGCACCGCTCTCGAGGAAACCGATCATTATATGCTTATGAAGAGGTTCATTAACAATAGGGAAAGAATGCTGGATGAGCTTTTCTTGGAGGAAGACTAATACAAAAAGGAGCTGTTATACATGTCATTAGAAATTGAACGCAAGTTTTTGCTGCCGGCGTTTCCAACTGCATTAATAGAAGAAAACGATTTGTTGGTGCTCTCCGAGCAAAGAATAGAACAAACCTATTTGGCTATCGACGACAATCAAGAGCTTCGTGTTCGGAGAATTGTTGATCTGGCGAGCGGCGAGGTTTCATTCACACATACCTTTAAGCTAGGCAACGGTCTATCACGTGAGGAAATTGAATATTCGATTTCTAACAGTATTTATGAACAGGTAGTTAACGCTTTTGGTTTCATACCATTGACGAAAAACAGAGTGACTGCAAAATGGAACGACCGAATCATTGAGATTGATACCTATGACCAAATCGAGCTTTCGGTGCTTGAGGTTGAGTTTGACTCCGAAGCATCTGCCAATGCTTTCATTGCGCCAGCATGGTTTGGCAAGGATATTAGCTCAGAGCGTCAGTACAGCAACAAGAAAGTTTGGCGTGAACTGCAGCGTAAAGGAACGGAATAAAGATGGTTTTATGATAGAAATGAAGTTTTTTTAAAAACTTTTATTTAAACGCTTGACCATTTAGGTATGTACATGGTATATTCTATTTCTGGCCGAGAGACACACGCGGTCAATAAGCAAAACAAGCAAGACAAACGATAGAAAAGTTTGCTCTTTGAAAACTGAACAACGAGTAATAACTGCCTTGCAAATCCTTCGGGATGAGCAAATATAGCGATAAAAGTTATGAGCAAGTCAAACACCAATTTGGAGAGTTTGATCCTGGCTCAGGACGAACGCTGGCGGCGTGCCTAATACATGCAAGTCGAGCGGAGTTGATGAGGTGCTTGCACCTCTGATACTTAGCGGCGGACGGGTGAGTAACACGTGGGTAACCTGCCTATAAGACTGGGATAACATTCGGAAACGAATGCTAATACCGGATACGCGATATGGTCGCATGACTGAATCGGGAAAGATGGAGCAATCTATCACTTACAGATGGACCCGCGGCGCATTAGCTAGTTGGTGAGGTAACGGCTCACCAAGGCGACGATGCGTAGCCGACCTGAGAGGGTGATCGGCCACACTGGGACTGAGACACGGCCCAGACTCCTACGGGAGGCAGCAGTAGGGAATCTTCCGCAATGGACGAAAGTCTGACGGAGCAACGCCGCGTGAGTGATGAAGGTTTTCGGATCGTAAAGCTCTGTTGCCAGGGAAGAATGCTTGGGAGAGTAACTGCTCCCAAGGTGACGGTACCTGAGAAGAAAGCCCCGGCTAACTACGTGCCAG from Paenibacillus sp. FSL K6-3182 carries:
- a CDS encoding CYTH domain-containing protein, with the protein product MSLEIERKFLLPAFPTALIEENDLLVLSEQRIEQTYLAIDDNQELRVRRIVDLASGEVSFTHTFKLGNGLSREEIEYSISNSIYEQVVNAFGFIPLTKNRVTAKWNDRIIEIDTYDQIELSVLEVEFDSEASANAFIAPAWFGKDISSERQYSNKKVWRELQRKGTE
- a CDS encoding slipin family protein yields the protein MFKKVIIKNDERGLLFKKGSYIKLLQPGVYRHTSFSDDTVILQNIAKRFAVPNMELKLFLHDEQLAEQLTIADVQDYEYVLHFEDGKFATLLTPGLYGFWNVMKKHSFIRIDIRNPELTSEIDRSLLSRLQSFMQVFEVASYETGLLFFNNVLQRELRPGKYYFWKGPTSVQVKTVDLRQLQLDMTGQEIMTEDKVTLRLNFVCQYKVVDPLKAFQIKSFEEQVYILLQLILREYVGTLKLDDLLRMKQEIANFVLTRLNEQKEHYGVQFVSAGLKDIILPGDIKDILNTVLLAEKKAQANLITRREETASTRSLLNTAKLMDENGTLYRLKELEFLEKICEKIGTISLTGGGNLLEQLNSLLSVKGMDKS
- a CDS encoding AAA family ATPase, whose product is MRQSQQGLYLRSVKLLRETVPSFDSYPFDLSAIRSLDELEFHPKVTYIVGENGMGKSTLMEAIAIGLGFNPEGGTINFNFSTEATHSELHQHLRLVRSVNKPRDGFFFRAESYYNLATNIDQMDRELGSGPRIIDSYGGKSLHQQSHGESFFATFLHRFNGNGLYMMDEPEAALSPFRQMAMLARINQLVGKHSQFIIATHSPILMAYPDAVIYNLTAEGIERTALEETDHYMLMKRFINNRERMLDELFLEED
- a CDS encoding RtcB family protein, translating into MIMQHKRHGGNHHEMELEHGSLHVFANEDVLQAFGDKVYEMANNNLQIPRNQYMSYTPDAHVGIGTCIGTTAVWNMKNGCVSPSIVGSDIGCGMRVHTTSLHKRELADKNIRRALITAIEKYVPTNERKNSNYDDIDVMSVVQHGLKGLPEKYVPNEQWLTHVEQSQFDFDHTYLNQLPPKIMKYARGQLGSLGSGNHFIEIQYLEINEEYANVAAKWGLFDGQVVVMIHSGSRSWGGMVGREHNKVIKEAMNQWGVSNPDPNLIYAPIASQEGQTYLNLMYSALNFAVSNRHMIAFGVREAFQEVFGASTEMPVLYDLMHNYALKEFHRNQPMLVHRKGATRALPAGHFLNTPVYKETGHPALIPGSMGTSSYIMVGKEEGLKNFYSICHGAGRARSRKATKEMVTVDQFEQSLKVGTDDEILVNHASLQAILDECPQAYKDVDQIIDSVVGASLAAVIAKCKPMAAIKGT
- a CDS encoding SEC-C metal-binding domain-containing protein; the encoded protein is MTTKQDKALEKLWPPLTYPLSYADALSTLSKQQLTRIRTNLDISNLSSLNKQGLVEKLSELIPDNLQMATRCFDHNRLKLVQKIVKNEGIWDKPFLELQQYTYFLERGILFPGTVDGKRVVMMPAELVEFIKAGDLLKETPILNRNTEWIRLTQGLLYYYGTLTIDQLKSFVISEDDHPLAQYDIMNVLFAAQDYYEQFFIEESGYISDYRVADPEAIVKERDLRHDLDFCPFTKQQLLKAGEAEYVERNSHYMNLVRFVLERYEIDREEADLMAEECTDAARNGDSLASVIELAQNFIEIPNSETMRNITDLLVPLMNSTKQWAIKGYSPEELAEKRANVSMVLNNVPKPAAQAEVIDMQSKKKVGRNEPCSCGSGKKFKKCCG